Within Desulfobacter sp., the genomic segment CAGCCTGATTTTTTTAAAACAGGGGCGGATCCTGGCCAAAGGGAGCACCCCTGATACCTTTACCCGGGAAAATATCCAGACCGTATTCAACGTAAATGCAAAGGTTAGTTACAATGACTACACCCAGTCCAAACAGGCTTATTTCAAAGTTTCCTAACCGTTTCCGCCGGTTTTGGGCCGGCCTGGCTGCAGTGGGCGTACTCCTTTGCCTGGCCGGGATGTCCGCGGCATCATCCGTCACCGACCACAACGGCCGCAACCATGAATTTGACACCCCTTTTACCCGGATTATTTCCCTGTACGGTGCCCATACGGAAAACCTGTTTTACCTGGGGGCAGGGCCCCAGGTCATCGGCGTGTCCGTCAACGACACCTACCCGGCATCGGTGGAGACCAAACAGCGGTTCTCATACCATGATGATCCTGAAAAATTCCTGGCGGTAAAGCCGGACCTGGTACTCATCCGCCCCATGATTGAAAACGGCTACCCCCAGTTTGTCCGCCAGCTCAGGGCCTACGGCATCACCGTCATCTCATTCCAGCCGGCAAGCATCGAAGATGTTTACGATTATTGGATGGCGCTGGGCGAACTCACAGGCCGGACAAAGGAGTCCGCCACCCTGGTCCGCCGGTTCAAAACCAATATTAAGGAGATCCAGGCCCTTACCGGGCCCATTTCCCCCAAAAAAAGGGTCTACTTCCAGGCCATTCACAGGCGGATGCGGACATTCACCTCCGGCGCCATGCCCATTTTCGCCCTGGAAACGGCAGGCGGCATAAATGTGGCAAATGATGCAAAAGCCTCCCGCAACACCAATGTGGCGGTTTACGGCAAGGAAAAGATATTGTCCAGGGCCGGTGAAATAGATGTGTTTCTGGCCCAGAAGGGGATCATGAACCCCATCAGGACATCCGACATCATCAATGAACCTGGATTCCACATCATCAAAGCCGTCAAGGAAAACCAGGTTTATTTAATCGACGAAAGTACGGTATCCCGTCCGGTACCGCGGCTTTACCAGGGTATACTGACCATCGGCAGGCTGCTCTACCCTGACATATTTACACCCAACAGATTTAAGAAGGACATTCTATGACATCCACAGGAAAATTGTTCGGCATCGGTGTCGGACCCGGAGACCCCGAACTGATCACTGTAAAAGCGGTTAAGGCCATCGAACGGGCCGACATCATTTTTACGGCGGCCTCCAGCAAGAACCCATACAGCCTGGCAGTTGAAATCGCCGCCCCTTATATCTCGGCCTCGGCCGTTACCCGGCAGCTGGGCTTCCCCATGACAAAACATTCAGACGAAGTCGAAGCGGCATGGATCGCCAACGCAGAAGAAATTGCCACCGAACTCAAGGCGGGAAAAACGGTCGCCTTCCTCACCCTGGGGGACCCAATCACTTACTCCACCTTTGGATATATCCTTAAAAAAATGAAACGGATCATGCCGGAAGCCGATATTGAAACCATCCCCGGCATCACCTCTTTTCATGCGGCGGCCGCCCGGCTGAACCGGATACTAGTGGAAGGGGAGGAATCCCTGCTGGTCACCTCCGGTGCCTATGGCGGTGAACAGATCCGCAGGGTTGAAGGGGTTGAAAATGTGGCCATTGTCAAAGCCTATAAAAATATCAAAGACCTGAACAATGCCC encodes:
- the cobI gene encoding precorrin-2 C(20)-methyltransferase, whose translation is MTSTGKLFGIGVGPGDPELITVKAVKAIERADIIFTAASSKNPYSLAVEIAAPYISASAVTRQLGFPMTKHSDEVEAAWIANAEEIATELKAGKTVAFLTLGDPITYSTFGYILKKMKRIMPEADIETIPGITSFHAAAARLNRILVEGEESLLVTSGAYGGEQIRRVEGVENVAIVKAYKNIKDLNNALKETGLYENGVAVSKCGRDKESIIDDLGELETRDPDYWTLILASK
- a CDS encoding ABC transporter substrate-binding protein, whose amino-acid sequence is MTTPSPNRLISKFPNRFRRFWAGLAAVGVLLCLAGMSAASSVTDHNGRNHEFDTPFTRIISLYGAHTENLFYLGAGPQVIGVSVNDTYPASVETKQRFSYHDDPEKFLAVKPDLVLIRPMIENGYPQFVRQLRAYGITVISFQPASIEDVYDYWMALGELTGRTKESATLVRRFKTNIKEIQALTGPISPKKRVYFQAIHRRMRTFTSGAMPIFALETAGGINVANDAKASRNTNVAVYGKEKILSRAGEIDVFLAQKGIMNPIRTSDIINEPGFHIIKAVKENQVYLIDESTVSRPVPRLYQGILTIGRLLYPDIFTPNRFKKDIL